One genomic region from Sulfurimonas sp. encodes:
- a CDS encoding TonB-dependent receptor plug domain-containing protein — protein MQKFHYIVGLNYEYDKTDPILFVDQTDGSIHPWSPFQTKHHTDNLAFYAELEYRFSKNLVGVGGFRLEYNDDTYIKFLYSEAYRSPTFLEKYADVPTVVVGDVNLKREKIQTLELAIDSKINSKNTLQLTLYILRLKDEITRRAASGGGSEYYNSKGLQNYGAELAINSILNAKTELMFNTSFVDGTNKQTDEHLNFIAHYTANAMLTYHFSKFWSATFSEQFVGEKHYHTTSGEEGSIGSYNLANLSLSYFKKYF, from the coding sequence TTGCAAAAATTTCATTATATAGTTGGTTTAAACTATGAGTATGATAAAACAGACCCTATACTTTTTGTAGATCAAACAGATGGAAGTATTCACCCTTGGAGCCCTTTTCAAACAAAACATCATACTGATAACTTAGCTTTTTACGCAGAGTTGGAGTATAGATTTAGTAAAAATTTAGTAGGAGTTGGTGGTTTTAGACTTGAGTATAATGATGATACTTACATAAAATTTTTATATTCTGAAGCTTACAGAAGCCCTACTTTTTTAGAAAAATACGCAGATGTGCCTACTGTTGTAGTTGGAGATGTGAATTTAAAAAGAGAAAAAATTCAAACACTGGAACTTGCAATAGACTCAAAAATAAACTCAAAAAATACTCTTCAACTTACTCTTTATATTTTGCGACTTAAAGATGAGATAACAAGACGAGCAGCAAGTGGTGGAGGTTCGGAGTATTATAACTCAAAAGGTTTACAAAACTATGGCGCAGAGTTAGCGATAAACTCTATACTAAATGCAAAAACAGAGCTGATGTTTAATACCTCTTTCGTAGATGGAACAAATAAACAAACAGATGAGCATCTAAACTTTATAGCTCATTATACTGCTAATGCTATGCTTACATATCATTTTTCTAAATTCTGGAGTGCAACTTTCTCTGAGCAGTTTGTAGGAGAAAAACATTATCATACAACTAGTGGTGAAGAAGGTAGTATAGGAAGCTACAATCTTGCAAATTTAAGTTTAAGTTATTTTAAAAAATATTTTTAA
- a CDS encoding ABC-F family ATP-binding cassette domain-containing protein encodes MIQLNNISKNYAKQELFYKLNFKVNTGNRIGLVGRNGSGKSTIFKLILGEEVADAGDIIIPKNYKIGTLKQHLTFSQTTLREEASLALGEEMQYDVYRVEKILFGLGFVQDDLDKNPLSFSGGYQIRINLAKLLVTEPNLLLLDEPTNYLDIVSLRWLKTFLRAFEGEVIIITHNREFMDDVTTHTMGIVRKSVKLLQGSTHKFYEQLQANDELHTKQKISQDKKVKELQEFIAKNKARASTAALAQSKVKQLEKMDLLEDLNFDNSLEFNFNFKDTPAKVLLDVKDLSFGYSLDKILFKDISFTLEKGECLGIIGKNGKGKSTLLNTIAKELKQTTGEVNYHTTTSFAHFGQTNIAHLSDKNTVIDEIYVGNPKLSEASVRSICGAMMFSGDSAKKKISLLSGGEKSRVMLGQILAKNVNLLFLDEPTNHLDMESIEALTLAIKSFKGSVVIVTHSEELLKRVCDRLIIFAKDSAEYFDGGYEDFLQKIGWENEEQEQSKIKKAPKINQKENKKLKAELVRQRNTQTSPLKKKVQKLEDKIMQIEEDLELHHNELIELSNSGDSSSLMELSKKVSAEETEVEELFEELEVEQTKLDELTSEYEQKIADLD; translated from the coding sequence ATGATTCAACTAAATAATATCTCAAAAAATTACGCAAAACAAGAACTTTTTTATAAGCTAAACTTTAAAGTAAATACTGGTAATCGCATCGGTTTAGTAGGAAGAAACGGAAGTGGGAAATCTACAATATTTAAACTCATTTTAGGCGAAGAAGTAGCAGATGCTGGTGATATTATCATCCCTAAAAACTACAAAATCGGTACTTTAAAACAACATCTAACTTTTAGCCAAACGACACTAAGAGAGGAAGCCTCTCTAGCCTTGGGTGAAGAGATGCAATATGATGTTTACAGAGTTGAAAAGATTCTTTTTGGTTTAGGTTTTGTGCAAGATGACTTAGACAAGAACCCTCTTTCTTTTTCTGGTGGTTATCAAATTCGCATAAATTTAGCCAAACTTTTAGTAACCGAGCCAAATCTTTTACTTTTAGATGAGCCTACTAACTACCTTGATATTGTTTCTCTTAGATGGTTAAAAACATTTTTAAGAGCTTTTGAGGGCGAAGTTATCATCATAACCCACAACAGAGAATTTATGGACGATGTAACAACTCATACTATGGGCATAGTGCGTAAATCAGTCAAACTACTTCAAGGTAGCACTCATAAGTTTTACGAGCAGTTACAAGCAAATGATGAGCTTCATACAAAGCAAAAAATATCTCAAGATAAAAAAGTAAAAGAACTCCAAGAGTTTATAGCTAAAAACAAAGCTCGTGCATCTACAGCAGCTCTTGCTCAGTCAAAGGTAAAACAATTAGAAAAGATGGATTTATTAGAAGATTTAAACTTTGATAATTCTCTTGAGTTTAACTTTAACTTTAAAGATACTCCAGCCAAAGTTTTACTTGATGTTAAAGATTTGAGCTTTGGTTATAGTCTTGATAAAATTCTTTTTAAAGATATCTCTTTTACATTGGAAAAAGGCGAGTGTCTTGGGATAATTGGTAAAAATGGAAAAGGAAAATCAACTCTTTTAAATACAATAGCCAAAGAGTTAAAGCAAACAACGGGGGAAGTAAACTACCACACAACTACATCATTCGCACACTTTGGTCAAACAAACATAGCCCATCTAAGTGATAAAAATACAGTTATAGATGAAATATATGTAGGTAACCCTAAACTAAGTGAAGCAAGCGTGCGTAGCATCTGTGGTGCAATGATGTTTAGTGGAGATAGTGCAAAGAAAAAAATCTCACTTCTCTCAGGTGGAGAAAAAAGTCGTGTTATGCTAGGTCAGATTTTAGCTAAAAATGTAAACCTACTTTTTCTTGATGAGCCAACAAATCATCTAGATATGGAGTCCATCGAGGCTTTAACTTTGGCAATAAAAAGCTTTAAAGGTTCTGTTGTTATCGTAACTCACTCTGAAGAGTTGTTAAAAAGAGTTTGTGACAGACTTATCATCTTTGCTAAAGATTCTGCTGAGTATTTTGATGGTGGATATGAAGACTTTTTACAAAAAATAGGTTGGGAAAATGAGGAACAAGAACAATCAAAAATAAAAAAAGCTCCAAAAATAAACCAAAAAGAGAACAAAAAACTTAAAGCAGAATTGGTCAGACAAAGAAACACACAAACATCACCACTTAAGAAAAAAGTACAAAAACTAGAAGATAAAATCATGCAAATCGAAGAAGATTTAGAACTTCATCATAATGAACTCATAGAACTTTCAAACTCTGGAGATAGTTCAAGTTTGATGGAGTTATCAAAAAAAGTTTCAGCAGAAGAAACCGAAGTTGAAGAGTTATTTGAAGAGCTTGAAGTTGAACAAACTAAACTAGATGAACTCACAAGCGAATATGAGCAAAAGATAGCAGACTTAGACTAA
- a CDS encoding diguanylate cyclase translates to MKSFNTQFENEKALKEFVESNDIVKYENILIQVFTGIIDEKHSLKISSLLKKLLPHSSILGTTTSGEIYKHKIYNKTTLISISVFEKTVVKSKFYKLDGNFRTSDIKDDLITDNTKALIIFSDGLKSDSERLLKEISLLKPDITIAGGRAGDNLEFKKTYVFDGEIYGEDACVIASLNSDELIVNSDYLLNWTPIGRDMIVTKVEGNILYELDHTPVMEIYKKYLGKDIINDFPFSSLEFPLIIKRDKFLIARGAISYTPEHALVFAGNFEQGDVVRFSIGNMDDVINDTAKYFSYYKKIPAESIFVYSCSERKLLMGDKLEEEMNILESLAPTVGFFTYGEYFHDSNIAELLNITTTFLTLSETAKIKKRTLNSSSTQKYDVVKKALIHLIRVTTKELEHTSTYDLLTEVHNRAEYIKRIGLKLKSASRYKERFGLILVDIDYFKLVNDNYGHAVGDSVLQKFASILSKNVREDDFVARWGGEEFVIIANHVSVKDLERLTKKLQKVIAKTSFAPVLKLTASFGLSIYMENDSEETLFKRVDNAMYAAKKDGRNTYMIG, encoded by the coding sequence ATGAAAAGTTTTAATACTCAGTTTGAAAATGAAAAAGCTTTAAAAGAGTTTGTAGAATCAAACGATATTGTTAAGTATGAAAATATTTTGATTCAAGTATTTACTGGCATTATAGACGAGAAACATAGTTTAAAAATCTCTTCTTTATTAAAAAAATTACTTCCTCACTCTAGCATACTTGGAACGACAACAAGTGGCGAGATATATAAACATAAGATTTACAATAAAACCACACTTATCTCTATTAGTGTATTTGAGAAGACAGTAGTAAAATCAAAGTTTTATAAACTAGATGGAAACTTTAGAACGAGTGATATTAAAGATGATTTAATCACAGATAATACTAAAGCTTTAATCATATTTAGTGATGGACTAAAGAGTGATTCTGAGCGACTACTTAAAGAAATATCTCTTTTAAAACCTGATATTACCATAGCTGGTGGTAGAGCAGGAGATAACTTAGAGTTTAAAAAAACTTATGTATTTGATGGTGAGATTTATGGTGAAGATGCTTGTGTTATCGCAAGTTTAAACTCAGATGAGTTAATAGTAAATAGTGATTATCTATTAAACTGGACACCGATTGGAAGAGATATGATAGTTACCAAGGTTGAGGGTAATATTTTATATGAACTAGACCATACTCCTGTAATGGAAATATATAAAAAATATTTAGGTAAAGATATCATAAATGACTTCCCTTTTTCTTCTTTAGAGTTTCCACTTATTATAAAACGAGATAAGTTTTTAATAGCAAGAGGAGCTATTTCTTATACTCCAGAGCATGCTTTAGTTTTTGCAGGAAATTTTGAACAGGGAGATGTTGTTAGATTTAGCATAGGTAATATGGACGATGTTATAAATGATACGGCTAAATATTTTAGTTATTATAAAAAGATACCAGCTGAATCTATTTTTGTTTATTCATGCTCAGAAAGAAAACTTTTGATGGGAGATAAGCTTGAAGAGGAGATGAACATACTTGAATCTTTAGCCCCAACTGTTGGCTTTTTTACTTATGGAGAGTATTTTCATGATTCAAATATTGCAGAACTTTTAAATATAACAACGACTTTTTTAACACTTTCAGAAACAGCAAAAATTAAAAAAAGAACCCTAAATAGCTCTTCTACACAAAAATATGATGTTGTAAAAAAAGCATTAATACACCTTATTAGAGTTACTACAAAAGAGTTAGAACATACTTCTACTTATGACTTATTGACAGAAGTGCATAATAGAGCAGAATATATAAAGAGAATAGGTTTGAAATTAAAAAGTGCTTCAAGATATAAAGAAAGATTTGGCTTAATTCTTGTAGATATAGACTACTTCAAGCTTGTTAATGACAACTATGGACATGCGGTTGGTGATAGTGTCTTACAAAAATTTGCATCTATACTTTCAAAAAATGTTAGAGAAGATGATTTTGTAGCTAGATGGGGAGGAGAAGAATTTGTAATTATTGCTAATCATGTAAGTGTAAAAGATTTAGAAAGATTGACTAAAAAACTTCAAAAAGTTATAGCAAAAACATCTTTTGCTCCTGTACTTAAACTAACAGCTTCTTTTGGTCTTAGCATCTATATGGAAAATGATAGTGAAGAGACACTTTTTAAAAGAGTAGATAATGCTATGTA